A portion of the Gossypium arboreum isolate Shixiya-1 chromosome 8, ASM2569848v2, whole genome shotgun sequence genome contains these proteins:
- the LOC108463999 gene encoding organic cation/carnitine transporter 7-like encodes MDYKAAGLYTLDEALETVGFGKFQGFVLGYAGLGWFAEAMEIMILSFIGQAVKSEWQLSSGQESLLSTIVFAGMLLGANTWGLLSDNYGRRKGFLTISMVTFGAGLLSTFSPNYLTLVVLRGLVGFGLGGSSVFLSWFLEFIPASNRGMWMVVFSTFWTFGSIFEAALAWIVMPRLNWRWVLAFSAVPSFALLILYGVAPESPRYLCMKGNTSDALRILEKIASVNQTKLPPGVLLSGRSNDKDEESSPSENTAPLLPSLSKTTTQSKSGFSSFFMLFSPKLIRTTLLLWVLFFGDSFSYYGIILLTSKLSSGQSTCFPSLQSNINPQDDGLYLNAFITSMAELPGLLLSAILVDRVGRKQSMAIMFGLAFIFLSPLLIQQPAVLTTCLLFGARMNAMGTFTVASIYSPELYPTSVRTTGAGVASAIGRIGGMVCPLVAVGLVNECHQTAAVALFLVAIVVSIVCIQLFPYDTKGRELSDTS; translated from the exons ATGGATTATAAAGCGGCTGGTTTATATACGTTGGATGAAGCCCTTGAAACTGTGGGGTTTGGGAAATTCCAGGGCTTTGTTCTTGGATACGCTGGTCTTGGTTGGTTTGCTGAAGCCATGGAGATTATGATTCTTTCCTTTATAGGACAAGCTGTTAAGTCTGAGTGGCAACTTTCCTCTGGTCAGGAGAGCCTTTTAAGTACCATCGTTTTTGCTGGGATGCTTCTCGGAGCCAATACATGGGGCCTTTTATCAGATAACTACGGGAGGAG GAAAGGTTTTCTTACTATATCTATGGTAACTTTTGGAGCTGGATTACTGAGCACATTCTCTCCAAACTATTTAACGCTTGTTGTTCTTCGAGGTTTGGTTGGTTTTGGCCTTGGTGGCTCATCTGTATTCTTATCCTGGTTTCTAGAGTTTATTCCAGCTTCTAATAGAGGCATGTGGATGGTAGTGTTTTCTACTTTCTGGACATTTGGATCAATTTTTGAGGCTGCTCTTGCATGG ATTGTCATGCCCAGGTTAAACTGGAGGTGGGTACTTGCATTTTCGGCTGTGCCATCTTTTGCTTTGCTTATTTTGTATGGTGTTGCACCCGAGTCTCCGAGATACCTATGCATGAAAGGTAACACAAGTGATGCACTTCGAATTCTGGAGAAGATAGCTTCAGTGAACCAAACAAAGCTTCCTCCTGGTGTCCTACTTTCTGGTAGATCAAATGACAAGGATGAAGAGTCTTCTCCATCAGAAAATACTGCCCCATTACTTCCCTCACTCAGTAAAACTACCACACAATCAAAATCAGGCTTCTcatcattttttatgcttttctCTCCAAAATTAATTAGAACAACGCTGCTCCTATGGGTACTATTCTTTGGAGATTCATTTTCATATTATGGTATCATATTGCTTACCTCTAAGCTAAGTAGTGGACAAAGTACATGTTTCCCATCTCTACAAAGCAATATAAATCCCCAGGATGATGGTCTCTACCTAAATGCATTCATCACCAGTATGGCAG AGCTACCTGGGCTTCTTCTGTCAGCAATATTGGTTGATAGGGTTGGCCGCAAGCAGTCAATGGCAATTATGTTCGGCTTAGCATTTATTTTCCTTTCACCACTGCTAATCCAGCAGCCTGCTGTGTTAACTACTTGCTTATTATTTGGAGCTCGTATGAATGCCATGGGAACCTTTACAGTTGCCTCCATATATTCCCCTGAG TTATATCCAACCTCGGTGCGGACAACAGGGGCGGGAGTTGCAAGTGCTATAGGAAGAATTGGTGGTATGGTATGTCCTCTTGTTGCAGTGGGATTGGTGAATGAATGTCATCAAACAGCAGCTGTAGCGCTATTTTTGGTCGCTATAGTTGTTTCGATAGTTTGTATCCAACTCTTCCCCTATGATACGAAGGGACGGGAGCTTAGTGATACTAGTTGA